In a genomic window of Parus major isolate Abel chromosome 26, Parus_major1.1, whole genome shotgun sequence:
- the AHCYL1 gene encoding S-adenosylhomocysteine hydrolase-like protein 1 isoform X4: protein MQEFTKFPTKTGRRSLSRSISQSSTDSYSSAASYTDSSDDEVSPREKQQTNSKGSSNFCVKNIKQAEFGRREIEIAEQDMSALISLRKRAQGEKPLAGAKIVGCTHITAQTAVLIETLCALGAQCRWSACNIYSTQNEVAAALAEAGVAVFAWKGESEDDFWWCIDRCVNVDGWQANMILDDGGDLTHWVYKKYPSVFKKIRGIVEESVTGVHRLYQLSKAGKLCVPAMNVNDSVTKQKFDNLYCCRESILDGLKRTTDVMFGGKQVVVCGYGEVGKGCCAALKALGAIVYVTEIDPICALQACMDGFRVVKLSEVIRQVDVVITCTGNKNVVTREHLDRMKNSCIVCNMGHSNTEIDVTSLRTPELTWERVRSQVDHVIWPDGKRVVLLAEGRLLNLSCSTVPTFVLSITATTQALALIELYNAPEGRYKQDVYLLPKKMDEYVASLHLPSFDAHLTELTDDQAKYLGLNKNGPFKPNYYRY from the exons CTGCCTCATACACAGACAGCTCTGATGACGAGGTGTCCCCCCGAGAGAAACAACAAACCAACTCCAAGGGCAGCAGCAATTTCTGTGTGAAGAACATCAAACAGGCAGAGTTTGGGCGCCGGGAGATTGAGATCGCCGAGCAAG ACATGTCTGCTCTGATTTCGCTCAGGAAACGAGCCCAGGGGGAGAAGCCTTTGGCTGGAGCTAAAATCGTGGGCTGTACCCACATCACAGCACAGACTGCA gtgctgATCGAGACTCTGTGTGCCCTGGGAGCGCAGTGCCGCTGGTCTGCCTGCAACATCTACTCCACCCAGAACGAAGTGGCTGCAGCCTTGGCAGAGGCTG GTGTTGCTGTGTTTGCCTGGAAAGGGGAGTCAGAGGATGATTTCTGGTGGTGCATTGACCGCTGTGTTAATGTAGATGGCTGGCAGGCCAACATG ATCCTGGATGATGGTGGGGACCTGACCCATTGGGTTTATAAGAAATATCCCAGTGTGTTCAAGAAGATCCGAGGGATTGTGGAGGAGAGCGTGACCGGCGTGCACAG GCTGTACCAGCTCTCCAAGGCTGGGAAGCTCTGTGTCCCAGCCATGAACGTGAATGACTCTGTCACCAAGCAGAAGTTTGATAACCTGTACTGCTGCCGGGAATCCATCCTGGATGG CCTGAAGAGGACCACGGATGTGATGTTTGGAGGGAAGCAAGTGGTGGTTTGTGGTTATGGGGAG GTTGGGAAGGGATGCTGTGCTGCCCTGAAAGCCCTGGGAGCCATCGTGTACGTCACGGAGATCGACCCCATCTGCGCTCTCCAGGCCTG CATGGATGGATTTCGGGTGGTGAAGCTGAGCGAAGTAATCCGTCAGGTGGATGTCGTCATCACCTGCACAG ggaaCAAGAACGTGGTGACCAGGGAGCACCTGGACCGGATGAAGAACAGCTGCATCGTGTGCAACATGGGCCACTCCAACACCGAGATCGACGTG ACCAGCCTGCGCACGCCGGAGCTGACCTGGGAGCGGGTCCGTTCCCAGGTGGATCACGTCATCTGGCCGGATGGGAAACGGGTGGTGCTGCTGGCCGAG GGCCGTCTGCTCAACCTAAGCTGCTCCACAGTTCCCACCTTCGTTCTCTCCATCACGGCCACCACGCAG GCTCTGGCTCTGATTGAGCTCTACAACGCCCCCGAGGGCCGGTACAAGCAGGACGTTTACCTGCTGCCGAAGAAGATGG atgAGTACGTGGCCAGTTTGCACCTGCCGTCGTTCGACGCCCACCTGACAGAGCTGACAGATGATCAGGCCAAATACCTGGGACTCAACAAAAATGGGCCTTTCAAACCCAACTACTACAG ATACTGA
- the STRIP1 gene encoding striatin-interacting protein 1 isoform X3: protein MAAALPRLSLPLPREEGGYSESPDLEFEYADTDKWTAELSELYSYTEGPEFLLNRKCFEEDFRIHMRDKKWPELERTQHRTHAMRLLDGLEVTAREKRLRVARAILYVAQGTFGECSSEAEVQAWMRYNIFLLLEVGTFNALVELLNMEIDNSAACSSAVRKPAISLADSTDLRVLLNIMYLIVETVRQEAEGDKPEWKSMRQTFRAELGAPLYNNEPFSVMLFGMVTKFCSGHAPHFPMKKVLLLLWKTVLCTLGGFEELQSMKAEKREMLGLPPLPEDSIQVIRNMRAASPPASASDLIEQQQKRGRREHKALIKQDNLDAFNERDPYKADDSREEEEENDDDNSLEGETFPLERDEVMPPPTQHPPSDRITCPKGLPWAPKVREKDIEMFLESSRSKFIGYTLGSDTNTVVGLPRPIHESIRTLKLHKYTSIAEVQVHMEEEYLRSPLSGGEEEVEQVPAEILYQGLLPSLPQYMIALLKILLAAAPTSKAKTDSINILADVLPEEMPTTVLQSMKLGVDVNRHKEIIVKAISAVLLLLLKHFKLNHIYQFEYMAQHLVFANCIPLILKFFNQNIMSYITAKNSISVLDYPYCVVHELPELTAESLEAGDNNQFCWRNLFSCINLLRILNKLTKWKHSRTMMLVVFKSAPILKRALKVKQAMMQLYVLKLLKVQTKYLGRQWRKSNMKTMSAIYQKVRHRLNDDWAYGNDLDARPWDFQAEECALRASIERFNSRRYDRAHGNPDFLPVDNCLQSVLGQRVELPEDFQVNYDLWLEREVFSRPISWEELLQ from the exons ATGGCGGCGGCGCTGCCCCGGCTCTCCCTGCCGCTCCCGCGAGAGGAGGGG GGCTATTCGGAGTCGCCAGACCTGGAGTTTGAATATGCAGACACGGATAAAtggacagcagagctgtcag AGCTGTACAGCTACACGGAGGGGCCAGAGTTCCTGCTCAACCGAAAATGCTTTGAGGAGGACTTCAGGATCCACA TGAGGGACAAGAAGTGGCCGGAGCTGGAGCGGACGCAGCACCGCACCCACGCCATGCGCCTGCTGGACGGGCTGGAGGTGACGGCGCGCGAGAAGCGGCTGCGCGTGGCACGGGCCATCCTCTACGTGGCACAAG GCACCTTCGGGGAGTGCAGCTCCGAGGCCGAGGTCCAGGCCTGGATGAGGTACAAcatcttcctcctgctggaAGTGGGAACGTTCAACGCCTTGGTGGAGCTGCTGAACATGGAGATTGA CAACAGcgcagcctgttccagtgccgTGAGGAAACCGGCCATTTCCCTGGCTGACAGCACCGACCTCAG GGTGCTGCTGAACATCATGTACCTGATTGTGGAGACTGTGCGCCAGGAGGCCGAGGGGGACAAGCCTGAGTGGAAGAGCATGAGACAAACCTTCcgagcagagctgg GAGCTCCCCTGTACAACAACGAGCCCTTCTCTGTCATGCTCTTTGGGATGGTGACCAAATTCTGCAGTGGCCACGCTCCACACTTCCCCATGAAGAaggtgctgcttctgctctggaAGACTGTGCTG TGCACCCTGGGAGGGtttgaggagctgcagagcatgAAGGCAGAGAAGAGGGAGATGCTGGGCCTGCCGCCGCTGCCCGAGGACAGCATCCAGGTGATCCGCAACATGCGCGCGGCCTCCCCGCCCGCCTCCGCCTCCGACCTCATCGAGCAGCAGCAGAAGCGCGGCCGGAGGGAGCacaag GCCCTCATTAAGCAGGATAACCTCGATGCCTTCAACGAGCGGGATCCGTACAAAGCTGACGATTCCCgcgaggaagaggaggaaaatgatgATGACAACAGCCTGGAGGGAGAGACCTTCCCCCTGGAACGGGATGAAGTGATGCCCCCCCCTACCCAGCACCCCCCCAGTGACCGCATCACCTGCCCCAAAGGGCTGCCCTGGGCCCCCAAGGTCCG GGAGAAGGACATTGAGATGTTCCTGGAATCCAGCCGCAGCAAATTCATCGGCTACACACTGGGCAG TGACACCAACACCGTGGTGGGCTTGCCCAGGCCCATCCATGAGAGCATCCGCACCCTGAAGCTG cacaAGTACACGTCCATTGCTGAGGTGCAGGTGCACATGGAAGAAGAGTACCTGCGTTCCCCGCTCTCTGGA GGGGAAGAGGAAGTGGAGCAAGTCCCTGCAGAGATCCTGTACCAGGGcctgctgcccagcctgccccagTACATG ATTGCTCTGCTGAAGAtcctcctggctgcagcccccaccTCCAAAGCCAAGACAGACTCCATCAACATCCTGGCAGATGTCCTGCCCGAGGAGATGCC GACCACGGTGCTGCAGAGCATGAAGCTGGGCGTGGATGTCAATCGGCACAAGGAGATCATCGTCAAGGCCATCTCTGCcgtgctgctcctcctgctcaaACACTTCAAGCTCAACCACATCTACCAG TTTGAGTACATGGCCCAGCACCTGGTCTTTGCCAACTGCATCCCTCTCATCCTCAAGTTCTTCAACCAGAACATCATGTCCTACATCACTGCCAAAAACAG catctccGTGCTGGACTATCCCTACTGCGTTGTGCACGAGCTGCCAGAGCTGACAGCAGAGAGCCTG GAAGCTGGAGACAACAACCAGTTCTGCTGGCGGAACCTCTTCTCCTGCATAAACCTCCTGCGCATCCTGAACAAGCTGACCAAGTGGAAGCATTCCCGCACCATG ATGCTGGTGGTGTTCAAGTCGGCGCCCATCCTGAAGCGGGCTCTGAAGGTGAAGCAGGCCATGATGCAGCTCTACGTGCTGAAGCTGCTCAAGGTGCAGACCAAGTACCTGGGCCGGCAGTGGAGGAAGAGCAACATGAAAACCATGTCAGCCATTTACCAGAAAGTGCGGCACCGCCTCAACGACGACTGGGCCTACGGCAACG accTGGACGCCCGTCCCTGGGATTTCCAGGCAGAGGAGTGTGCCCTGCGTGCCAGCATCGAGCGCTTCAACTCGCGGCGCTACGACCGGGCCCACGGCAACCCCGACTTCCTGCCCGTGGATAACTGCCTGCAGAGCGTGCTGGGCCAGCGTGTGGAGCTGCCCGAGGATTTCCAGGTCAACTACGACCTGTGGCTGGAGCGGGAGGTGTTCTCCAGGCCCATCtcctgggaggagctgctgcagtga
- the STRIP1 gene encoding striatin-interacting protein 1 isoform X1, translating into MEPSGGPGPGPVPVPGNNKGRGGAAAPGRGRDLARPPRKDSEGYSESPDLEFEYADTDKWTAELSELYSYTEGPEFLLNRKCFEEDFRIHMRDKKWPELERTQHRTHAMRLLDGLEVTAREKRLRVARAILYVAQGTFGECSSEAEVQAWMRYNIFLLLEVGTFNALVELLNMEIDNSAACSSAVRKPAISLADSTDLRVLLNIMYLIVETVRQEAEGDKPEWKSMRQTFRAELGAPLYNNEPFSVMLFGMVTKFCSGHAPHFPMKKVLLLLWKTVLCTLGGFEELQSMKAEKREMLGLPPLPEDSIQVIRNMRAASPPASASDLIEQQQKRGRREHKALIKQDNLDAFNERDPYKADDSREEEEENDDDNSLEGETFPLERDEVMPPPTQHPPSDRITCPKGLPWAPKVREKDIEMFLESSRSKFIGYTLGSDTNTVVGLPRPIHESIRTLKLHKYTSIAEVQVHMEEEYLRSPLSGGEEEVEQVPAEILYQGLLPSLPQYMIALLKILLAAAPTSKAKTDSINILADVLPEEMPTTVLQSMKLGVDVNRHKEIIVKAISAVLLLLLKHFKLNHIYQFEYMAQHLVFANCIPLILKFFNQNIMSYITAKNSISVLDYPYCVVHELPELTAESLEAGDNNQFCWRNLFSCINLLRILNKLTKWKHSRTMMLVVFKSAPILKRALKVKQAMMQLYVLKLLKVQTKYLGRQWRKSNMKTMSAIYQKVRHRLNDDWAYGNDLDARPWDFQAEECALRASIERFNSRRYDRAHGNPDFLPVDNCLQSVLGQRVELPEDFQVNYDLWLEREVFSRPISWEELLQ; encoded by the exons ATGGAGCCGAGTGGCGGCCCCGGGCCGGGCCCTGTCCCGGTCCCGGGGAACAACAAGGGCCGCGGTGGGGCGGCCGCGCCCGGGAGGGGCCGCGACTTGGCCCGGCCGCCGCGCAAGGACTCCGAG GGCTATTCGGAGTCGCCAGACCTGGAGTTTGAATATGCAGACACGGATAAAtggacagcagagctgtcag AGCTGTACAGCTACACGGAGGGGCCAGAGTTCCTGCTCAACCGAAAATGCTTTGAGGAGGACTTCAGGATCCACA TGAGGGACAAGAAGTGGCCGGAGCTGGAGCGGACGCAGCACCGCACCCACGCCATGCGCCTGCTGGACGGGCTGGAGGTGACGGCGCGCGAGAAGCGGCTGCGCGTGGCACGGGCCATCCTCTACGTGGCACAAG GCACCTTCGGGGAGTGCAGCTCCGAGGCCGAGGTCCAGGCCTGGATGAGGTACAAcatcttcctcctgctggaAGTGGGAACGTTCAACGCCTTGGTGGAGCTGCTGAACATGGAGATTGA CAACAGcgcagcctgttccagtgccgTGAGGAAACCGGCCATTTCCCTGGCTGACAGCACCGACCTCAG GGTGCTGCTGAACATCATGTACCTGATTGTGGAGACTGTGCGCCAGGAGGCCGAGGGGGACAAGCCTGAGTGGAAGAGCATGAGACAAACCTTCcgagcagagctgg GAGCTCCCCTGTACAACAACGAGCCCTTCTCTGTCATGCTCTTTGGGATGGTGACCAAATTCTGCAGTGGCCACGCTCCACACTTCCCCATGAAGAaggtgctgcttctgctctggaAGACTGTGCTG TGCACCCTGGGAGGGtttgaggagctgcagagcatgAAGGCAGAGAAGAGGGAGATGCTGGGCCTGCCGCCGCTGCCCGAGGACAGCATCCAGGTGATCCGCAACATGCGCGCGGCCTCCCCGCCCGCCTCCGCCTCCGACCTCATCGAGCAGCAGCAGAAGCGCGGCCGGAGGGAGCacaag GCCCTCATTAAGCAGGATAACCTCGATGCCTTCAACGAGCGGGATCCGTACAAAGCTGACGATTCCCgcgaggaagaggaggaaaatgatgATGACAACAGCCTGGAGGGAGAGACCTTCCCCCTGGAACGGGATGAAGTGATGCCCCCCCCTACCCAGCACCCCCCCAGTGACCGCATCACCTGCCCCAAAGGGCTGCCCTGGGCCCCCAAGGTCCG GGAGAAGGACATTGAGATGTTCCTGGAATCCAGCCGCAGCAAATTCATCGGCTACACACTGGGCAG TGACACCAACACCGTGGTGGGCTTGCCCAGGCCCATCCATGAGAGCATCCGCACCCTGAAGCTG cacaAGTACACGTCCATTGCTGAGGTGCAGGTGCACATGGAAGAAGAGTACCTGCGTTCCCCGCTCTCTGGA GGGGAAGAGGAAGTGGAGCAAGTCCCTGCAGAGATCCTGTACCAGGGcctgctgcccagcctgccccagTACATG ATTGCTCTGCTGAAGAtcctcctggctgcagcccccaccTCCAAAGCCAAGACAGACTCCATCAACATCCTGGCAGATGTCCTGCCCGAGGAGATGCC GACCACGGTGCTGCAGAGCATGAAGCTGGGCGTGGATGTCAATCGGCACAAGGAGATCATCGTCAAGGCCATCTCTGCcgtgctgctcctcctgctcaaACACTTCAAGCTCAACCACATCTACCAG TTTGAGTACATGGCCCAGCACCTGGTCTTTGCCAACTGCATCCCTCTCATCCTCAAGTTCTTCAACCAGAACATCATGTCCTACATCACTGCCAAAAACAG catctccGTGCTGGACTATCCCTACTGCGTTGTGCACGAGCTGCCAGAGCTGACAGCAGAGAGCCTG GAAGCTGGAGACAACAACCAGTTCTGCTGGCGGAACCTCTTCTCCTGCATAAACCTCCTGCGCATCCTGAACAAGCTGACCAAGTGGAAGCATTCCCGCACCATG ATGCTGGTGGTGTTCAAGTCGGCGCCCATCCTGAAGCGGGCTCTGAAGGTGAAGCAGGCCATGATGCAGCTCTACGTGCTGAAGCTGCTCAAGGTGCAGACCAAGTACCTGGGCCGGCAGTGGAGGAAGAGCAACATGAAAACCATGTCAGCCATTTACCAGAAAGTGCGGCACCGCCTCAACGACGACTGGGCCTACGGCAACG accTGGACGCCCGTCCCTGGGATTTCCAGGCAGAGGAGTGTGCCCTGCGTGCCAGCATCGAGCGCTTCAACTCGCGGCGCTACGACCGGGCCCACGGCAACCCCGACTTCCTGCCCGTGGATAACTGCCTGCAGAGCGTGCTGGGCCAGCGTGTGGAGCTGCCCGAGGATTTCCAGGTCAACTACGACCTGTGGCTGGAGCGGGAGGTGTTCTCCAGGCCCATCtcctgggaggagctgctgcagtga
- the STRIP1 gene encoding striatin-interacting protein 1 isoform X2 has product MFLVPKPGKAALDLQEDEGYSESPDLEFEYADTDKWTAELSELYSYTEGPEFLLNRKCFEEDFRIHMRDKKWPELERTQHRTHAMRLLDGLEVTAREKRLRVARAILYVAQGTFGECSSEAEVQAWMRYNIFLLLEVGTFNALVELLNMEIDNSAACSSAVRKPAISLADSTDLRVLLNIMYLIVETVRQEAEGDKPEWKSMRQTFRAELGAPLYNNEPFSVMLFGMVTKFCSGHAPHFPMKKVLLLLWKTVLCTLGGFEELQSMKAEKREMLGLPPLPEDSIQVIRNMRAASPPASASDLIEQQQKRGRREHKALIKQDNLDAFNERDPYKADDSREEEEENDDDNSLEGETFPLERDEVMPPPTQHPPSDRITCPKGLPWAPKVREKDIEMFLESSRSKFIGYTLGSDTNTVVGLPRPIHESIRTLKLHKYTSIAEVQVHMEEEYLRSPLSGGEEEVEQVPAEILYQGLLPSLPQYMIALLKILLAAAPTSKAKTDSINILADVLPEEMPTTVLQSMKLGVDVNRHKEIIVKAISAVLLLLLKHFKLNHIYQFEYMAQHLVFANCIPLILKFFNQNIMSYITAKNSISVLDYPYCVVHELPELTAESLEAGDNNQFCWRNLFSCINLLRILNKLTKWKHSRTMMLVVFKSAPILKRALKVKQAMMQLYVLKLLKVQTKYLGRQWRKSNMKTMSAIYQKVRHRLNDDWAYGNDLDARPWDFQAEECALRASIERFNSRRYDRAHGNPDFLPVDNCLQSVLGQRVELPEDFQVNYDLWLEREVFSRPISWEELLQ; this is encoded by the exons atgtttttggtCCCTaaaccaggaaaagcagccCTGGATTTGCAGGAGGATGAG GGCTATTCGGAGTCGCCAGACCTGGAGTTTGAATATGCAGACACGGATAAAtggacagcagagctgtcag AGCTGTACAGCTACACGGAGGGGCCAGAGTTCCTGCTCAACCGAAAATGCTTTGAGGAGGACTTCAGGATCCACA TGAGGGACAAGAAGTGGCCGGAGCTGGAGCGGACGCAGCACCGCACCCACGCCATGCGCCTGCTGGACGGGCTGGAGGTGACGGCGCGCGAGAAGCGGCTGCGCGTGGCACGGGCCATCCTCTACGTGGCACAAG GCACCTTCGGGGAGTGCAGCTCCGAGGCCGAGGTCCAGGCCTGGATGAGGTACAAcatcttcctcctgctggaAGTGGGAACGTTCAACGCCTTGGTGGAGCTGCTGAACATGGAGATTGA CAACAGcgcagcctgttccagtgccgTGAGGAAACCGGCCATTTCCCTGGCTGACAGCACCGACCTCAG GGTGCTGCTGAACATCATGTACCTGATTGTGGAGACTGTGCGCCAGGAGGCCGAGGGGGACAAGCCTGAGTGGAAGAGCATGAGACAAACCTTCcgagcagagctgg GAGCTCCCCTGTACAACAACGAGCCCTTCTCTGTCATGCTCTTTGGGATGGTGACCAAATTCTGCAGTGGCCACGCTCCACACTTCCCCATGAAGAaggtgctgcttctgctctggaAGACTGTGCTG TGCACCCTGGGAGGGtttgaggagctgcagagcatgAAGGCAGAGAAGAGGGAGATGCTGGGCCTGCCGCCGCTGCCCGAGGACAGCATCCAGGTGATCCGCAACATGCGCGCGGCCTCCCCGCCCGCCTCCGCCTCCGACCTCATCGAGCAGCAGCAGAAGCGCGGCCGGAGGGAGCacaag GCCCTCATTAAGCAGGATAACCTCGATGCCTTCAACGAGCGGGATCCGTACAAAGCTGACGATTCCCgcgaggaagaggaggaaaatgatgATGACAACAGCCTGGAGGGAGAGACCTTCCCCCTGGAACGGGATGAAGTGATGCCCCCCCCTACCCAGCACCCCCCCAGTGACCGCATCACCTGCCCCAAAGGGCTGCCCTGGGCCCCCAAGGTCCG GGAGAAGGACATTGAGATGTTCCTGGAATCCAGCCGCAGCAAATTCATCGGCTACACACTGGGCAG TGACACCAACACCGTGGTGGGCTTGCCCAGGCCCATCCATGAGAGCATCCGCACCCTGAAGCTG cacaAGTACACGTCCATTGCTGAGGTGCAGGTGCACATGGAAGAAGAGTACCTGCGTTCCCCGCTCTCTGGA GGGGAAGAGGAAGTGGAGCAAGTCCCTGCAGAGATCCTGTACCAGGGcctgctgcccagcctgccccagTACATG ATTGCTCTGCTGAAGAtcctcctggctgcagcccccaccTCCAAAGCCAAGACAGACTCCATCAACATCCTGGCAGATGTCCTGCCCGAGGAGATGCC GACCACGGTGCTGCAGAGCATGAAGCTGGGCGTGGATGTCAATCGGCACAAGGAGATCATCGTCAAGGCCATCTCTGCcgtgctgctcctcctgctcaaACACTTCAAGCTCAACCACATCTACCAG TTTGAGTACATGGCCCAGCACCTGGTCTTTGCCAACTGCATCCCTCTCATCCTCAAGTTCTTCAACCAGAACATCATGTCCTACATCACTGCCAAAAACAG catctccGTGCTGGACTATCCCTACTGCGTTGTGCACGAGCTGCCAGAGCTGACAGCAGAGAGCCTG GAAGCTGGAGACAACAACCAGTTCTGCTGGCGGAACCTCTTCTCCTGCATAAACCTCCTGCGCATCCTGAACAAGCTGACCAAGTGGAAGCATTCCCGCACCATG ATGCTGGTGGTGTTCAAGTCGGCGCCCATCCTGAAGCGGGCTCTGAAGGTGAAGCAGGCCATGATGCAGCTCTACGTGCTGAAGCTGCTCAAGGTGCAGACCAAGTACCTGGGCCGGCAGTGGAGGAAGAGCAACATGAAAACCATGTCAGCCATTTACCAGAAAGTGCGGCACCGCCTCAACGACGACTGGGCCTACGGCAACG accTGGACGCCCGTCCCTGGGATTTCCAGGCAGAGGAGTGTGCCCTGCGTGCCAGCATCGAGCGCTTCAACTCGCGGCGCTACGACCGGGCCCACGGCAACCCCGACTTCCTGCCCGTGGATAACTGCCTGCAGAGCGTGCTGGGCCAGCGTGTGGAGCTGCCCGAGGATTTCCAGGTCAACTACGACCTGTGGCTGGAGCGGGAGGTGTTCTCCAGGCCCATCtcctgggaggagctgctgcagtga
- the STRIP1 gene encoding striatin-interacting protein 1 isoform X4 has translation MRDKKWPELERTQHRTHAMRLLDGLEVTAREKRLRVARAILYVAQGTFGECSSEAEVQAWMRYNIFLLLEVGTFNALVELLNMEIDNSAACSSAVRKPAISLADSTDLRVLLNIMYLIVETVRQEAEGDKPEWKSMRQTFRAELGAPLYNNEPFSVMLFGMVTKFCSGHAPHFPMKKVLLLLWKTVLCTLGGFEELQSMKAEKREMLGLPPLPEDSIQVIRNMRAASPPASASDLIEQQQKRGRREHKALIKQDNLDAFNERDPYKADDSREEEEENDDDNSLEGETFPLERDEVMPPPTQHPPSDRITCPKGLPWAPKVREKDIEMFLESSRSKFIGYTLGSDTNTVVGLPRPIHESIRTLKLHKYTSIAEVQVHMEEEYLRSPLSGGEEEVEQVPAEILYQGLLPSLPQYMIALLKILLAAAPTSKAKTDSINILADVLPEEMPTTVLQSMKLGVDVNRHKEIIVKAISAVLLLLLKHFKLNHIYQFEYMAQHLVFANCIPLILKFFNQNIMSYITAKNSISVLDYPYCVVHELPELTAESLEAGDNNQFCWRNLFSCINLLRILNKLTKWKHSRTMMLVVFKSAPILKRALKVKQAMMQLYVLKLLKVQTKYLGRQWRKSNMKTMSAIYQKVRHRLNDDWAYGNDLDARPWDFQAEECALRASIERFNSRRYDRAHGNPDFLPVDNCLQSVLGQRVELPEDFQVNYDLWLEREVFSRPISWEELLQ, from the exons A TGAGGGACAAGAAGTGGCCGGAGCTGGAGCGGACGCAGCACCGCACCCACGCCATGCGCCTGCTGGACGGGCTGGAGGTGACGGCGCGCGAGAAGCGGCTGCGCGTGGCACGGGCCATCCTCTACGTGGCACAAG GCACCTTCGGGGAGTGCAGCTCCGAGGCCGAGGTCCAGGCCTGGATGAGGTACAAcatcttcctcctgctggaAGTGGGAACGTTCAACGCCTTGGTGGAGCTGCTGAACATGGAGATTGA CAACAGcgcagcctgttccagtgccgTGAGGAAACCGGCCATTTCCCTGGCTGACAGCACCGACCTCAG GGTGCTGCTGAACATCATGTACCTGATTGTGGAGACTGTGCGCCAGGAGGCCGAGGGGGACAAGCCTGAGTGGAAGAGCATGAGACAAACCTTCcgagcagagctgg GAGCTCCCCTGTACAACAACGAGCCCTTCTCTGTCATGCTCTTTGGGATGGTGACCAAATTCTGCAGTGGCCACGCTCCACACTTCCCCATGAAGAaggtgctgcttctgctctggaAGACTGTGCTG TGCACCCTGGGAGGGtttgaggagctgcagagcatgAAGGCAGAGAAGAGGGAGATGCTGGGCCTGCCGCCGCTGCCCGAGGACAGCATCCAGGTGATCCGCAACATGCGCGCGGCCTCCCCGCCCGCCTCCGCCTCCGACCTCATCGAGCAGCAGCAGAAGCGCGGCCGGAGGGAGCacaag GCCCTCATTAAGCAGGATAACCTCGATGCCTTCAACGAGCGGGATCCGTACAAAGCTGACGATTCCCgcgaggaagaggaggaaaatgatgATGACAACAGCCTGGAGGGAGAGACCTTCCCCCTGGAACGGGATGAAGTGATGCCCCCCCCTACCCAGCACCCCCCCAGTGACCGCATCACCTGCCCCAAAGGGCTGCCCTGGGCCCCCAAGGTCCG GGAGAAGGACATTGAGATGTTCCTGGAATCCAGCCGCAGCAAATTCATCGGCTACACACTGGGCAG TGACACCAACACCGTGGTGGGCTTGCCCAGGCCCATCCATGAGAGCATCCGCACCCTGAAGCTG cacaAGTACACGTCCATTGCTGAGGTGCAGGTGCACATGGAAGAAGAGTACCTGCGTTCCCCGCTCTCTGGA GGGGAAGAGGAAGTGGAGCAAGTCCCTGCAGAGATCCTGTACCAGGGcctgctgcccagcctgccccagTACATG ATTGCTCTGCTGAAGAtcctcctggctgcagcccccaccTCCAAAGCCAAGACAGACTCCATCAACATCCTGGCAGATGTCCTGCCCGAGGAGATGCC GACCACGGTGCTGCAGAGCATGAAGCTGGGCGTGGATGTCAATCGGCACAAGGAGATCATCGTCAAGGCCATCTCTGCcgtgctgctcctcctgctcaaACACTTCAAGCTCAACCACATCTACCAG TTTGAGTACATGGCCCAGCACCTGGTCTTTGCCAACTGCATCCCTCTCATCCTCAAGTTCTTCAACCAGAACATCATGTCCTACATCACTGCCAAAAACAG catctccGTGCTGGACTATCCCTACTGCGTTGTGCACGAGCTGCCAGAGCTGACAGCAGAGAGCCTG GAAGCTGGAGACAACAACCAGTTCTGCTGGCGGAACCTCTTCTCCTGCATAAACCTCCTGCGCATCCTGAACAAGCTGACCAAGTGGAAGCATTCCCGCACCATG ATGCTGGTGGTGTTCAAGTCGGCGCCCATCCTGAAGCGGGCTCTGAAGGTGAAGCAGGCCATGATGCAGCTCTACGTGCTGAAGCTGCTCAAGGTGCAGACCAAGTACCTGGGCCGGCAGTGGAGGAAGAGCAACATGAAAACCATGTCAGCCATTTACCAGAAAGTGCGGCACCGCCTCAACGACGACTGGGCCTACGGCAACG accTGGACGCCCGTCCCTGGGATTTCCAGGCAGAGGAGTGTGCCCTGCGTGCCAGCATCGAGCGCTTCAACTCGCGGCGCTACGACCGGGCCCACGGCAACCCCGACTTCCTGCCCGTGGATAACTGCCTGCAGAGCGTGCTGGGCCAGCGTGTGGAGCTGCCCGAGGATTTCCAGGTCAACTACGACCTGTGGCTGGAGCGGGAGGTGTTCTCCAGGCCCATCtcctgggaggagctgctgcagtga